A single region of the Anomaloglossus baeobatrachus isolate aAnoBae1 chromosome 2, aAnoBae1.hap1, whole genome shotgun sequence genome encodes:
- the LOC142289148 gene encoding speriolin-like protein, which produces MDNPGLYSGDEEAFNTGSLRLLKENAKLRKLMGLMQENMELHCTLKEHERKAQIITPPGQHKKDHNGMKEKKNTFIDLENIKKCQRIVGELAFQLDRRILSAIFLEQQRMYGYRVPNIKEKIIQVTTIPATGKVDEKLRYELYQRYNHTMDELRKFGYNPTVHPHFTEYIVNTYGITKDRHAKTEDLSSYNDPQYLNKMINECMPRDIVEDIIIILNCLVYFAREDGKSLLI; this is translated from the exons ATGGACAATCCTGGTTTATATTCTGGTGATGAAGAAGCCTTCAACACCGGGAGTTTGCGTCTACTAAAAGAGAATGCGAAGCTGCGCAAACTGATGGGGCTAATGCAGGAGAACATGGAGCTTCACTGTACTTTAAAAGAGCATGAAAGAAAAGCTCAAATTATAACACCTCCTGGACAACACAAGAAAGACCACAATG GcatgaaagagaaaaaaaatacttttatagaCCTTGAAAACATTAAGAAGTGTCAGCGCATTGTCGGAGAGCTGGCCTTTCAGCTGGACCGCCGGATTCTGAGTGCCATCTTCCTGGAGCAACAACGAATGTATGGATACCGAGTACCAAATATAAAGGAGAAGATTATACAG GTGACCACAATTCCAGCGACTGGAAAAGTTGATGAGAAATTAAGATATGAGTTGTACCAGCGCTACAATCACACCATGGATGAGCTGAGGAAATTTGGCTACAACCCAACAGTGCACCCACACTTTACAGAGTACATAGTCAACACCTATGGGATAACGAAGGATAGACATGCAAAAACCGAAGATCTTTCCTCCTATAATGACCCACAATACCTAAACAAGATGATAAATGAGTGCATGCCTAGAGACATAGTGGAAGACATCATAATAATCCTCAACTGTCTGGTATATTTTGCCAGAGAAGATGGAAAATCTCTGCTCATCTAA